Proteins encoded within one genomic window of Candidatus Eisenbacteria bacterium:
- the carB gene encoding carbamoyl-phosphate synthase large subunit, with protein MPKRTDVRKVLVLGAGPIVIGQACEFDYSGTQGCRALKSLGLEVVLLNSNPATIMTDPEFADRTYVEPLLPEIAERIIARERPDSLLPTLGGQTALNLAVALSRPPAGGGPGVLEKYGVKLIGASLDAIEKAEDRELFKRAMQRAGMQLPRSGYATTVADAVALGEQLGYPLVIRSSFTLGGQGSGLVKDRRTLREAARIGIAASPNGSILIEECLLGWKEFELEVMRDGADNVVIVCSIENFDPMGVHTGDSITVAPAQTLSDRCYQAMRDAALRIIREIRIEAGGCNIQFAVHPDTGDMRVIEMNPRVSRSSALASKATGFPIAKISALLAAGLTLDEIPNDITKKTPACFEPSLDYCVVKIPRWAFEKFRATERRLGTRMKSVGEVMAIGRTFPEALLKGWRALEAGGDLLPGAAAPDQIEELQLTLREPHPDRLRDLFRALAAGESPESLSVLTGIDPWFLNQMRRITDFDRVLADTGWDDERVRRAKRLGFSDRQLAFHFGLAEPQVRSRRIEAGIVPVMKAVDTCGAEFEAETPYFYSSYEDESEVPQSKRPRVLILGSGPNRIGQGLEFDYCCVQAALELKTRGFDVLMANSNPETVSTDYDVSSRLYFEPLTAEDVLNIVDAEQPIGVIVQLGGQTPLKLAKALHQAGVPLLGTPFDGLDLAENRSRFRELIEQLGLRQPESRIARSREEALECAESLGFPVLVRPSYVLGGRGMRVVYDRADLEDWLVREALISDEEPVLLDKFLEGALEIDVDAVADGETVLVGAVMEHIEEAGVHSGDSTCVIPPFTLGDHTLQEVRRMTAVLARALGVRGLLNVQFAVRHEQVYVLEANPRASRTVPFVSKAVGLPLARLAARVMTGERLSDIRPPEPEVTMVSVKKPVLPFSRFPGEDALLGPEMKSTGEVMGRDLDFGRALAKAHLGSGEPLPASGTVFLSVRDDDKRAITFMAKKLVELGYELVATRGTARFLARNGVPCREVFKVHEGRPHVVDLMENGGVQLVLNTPLGRQTEFDEKAIRERAVALGIPVITTVAGAIAAVSGIEALNRGPLDVTSLQEAL; from the coding sequence ATGCCGAAGCGCACCGACGTCCGCAAGGTGCTCGTGCTCGGCGCGGGCCCGATCGTGATCGGGCAGGCGTGCGAGTTCGACTACTCGGGCACGCAGGGCTGTCGCGCGCTCAAGTCGCTCGGCCTCGAGGTCGTGCTGCTCAACTCGAACCCGGCGACGATCATGACCGATCCGGAGTTCGCCGACCGCACCTACGTCGAGCCGCTGCTGCCCGAGATCGCCGAGCGCATCATCGCCCGCGAGCGGCCGGACTCGCTCCTGCCGACGCTCGGCGGCCAGACGGCGCTGAACCTCGCCGTCGCGCTGTCGCGCCCGCCCGCCGGCGGCGGGCCCGGCGTGCTCGAGAAGTACGGCGTGAAGCTCATCGGCGCCTCGCTCGACGCCATCGAGAAGGCCGAGGATCGCGAACTCTTCAAGCGCGCCATGCAGCGCGCGGGCATGCAGCTGCCGCGCAGCGGCTACGCGACGACGGTGGCCGACGCCGTCGCCCTCGGCGAGCAACTCGGCTACCCGCTCGTCATCCGCTCGTCGTTCACGCTCGGCGGCCAGGGCTCGGGGCTGGTCAAGGACCGGCGCACGCTGCGCGAGGCGGCGCGCATCGGCATCGCCGCGAGCCCCAACGGCAGCATCCTGATCGAGGAGTGCCTGCTCGGCTGGAAGGAGTTCGAGCTCGAGGTGATGCGCGACGGCGCGGACAACGTCGTCATCGTCTGCTCGATCGAGAACTTCGATCCGATGGGCGTGCACACGGGCGACTCGATCACGGTCGCGCCGGCGCAGACGCTCTCGGACCGCTGCTACCAGGCGATGCGCGACGCGGCGCTGCGCATCATCCGCGAGATCCGGATCGAGGCGGGCGGCTGCAACATCCAGTTCGCGGTTCACCCCGACACCGGCGACATGCGGGTGATCGAGATGAACCCGCGCGTCTCGCGCAGTTCGGCGCTCGCGAGCAAGGCGACCGGATTCCCGATCGCCAAGATCTCGGCGCTGCTCGCGGCCGGCCTGACGCTCGACGAGATCCCCAACGACATCACGAAGAAGACGCCCGCCTGCTTCGAGCCGTCGCTCGACTACTGCGTCGTCAAGATCCCGCGTTGGGCGTTCGAGAAGTTCCGCGCGACCGAGCGCCGCCTCGGCACGCGCATGAAGTCGGTGGGCGAGGTCATGGCCATCGGCCGCACGTTCCCGGAGGCGCTGCTCAAGGGCTGGCGAGCGCTCGAAGCGGGCGGCGACCTGCTGCCCGGAGCGGCCGCCCCGGACCAGATCGAGGAGCTGCAGCTCACGCTCCGCGAGCCTCACCCGGACCGGCTGCGCGACCTGTTCCGCGCGCTCGCCGCCGGCGAGTCGCCGGAATCGCTGTCGGTGCTGACCGGCATTGATCCGTGGTTCCTGAACCAGATGCGGCGCATCACCGATTTCGACCGCGTGCTCGCGGACACCGGCTGGGACGACGAGCGCGTGCGGCGCGCCAAGCGCCTCGGTTTCTCGGACCGCCAGCTCGCCTTCCACTTCGGGCTCGCCGAGCCGCAGGTGCGGTCCCGGCGCATCGAGGCCGGCATCGTTCCGGTCATGAAGGCGGTGGACACCTGCGGGGCGGAGTTCGAGGCCGAGACGCCCTACTTCTACTCGTCCTACGAGGACGAGTCCGAAGTTCCGCAGTCGAAGCGGCCGCGGGTGCTCATCCTGGGCTCCGGCCCGAACCGCATCGGGCAGGGTCTCGAGTTCGACTACTGCTGCGTGCAGGCGGCGCTCGAGCTCAAGACGCGCGGATTCGACGTGCTGATGGCGAACTCGAACCCGGAAACGGTCAGCACCGACTACGACGTCTCGAGCCGGCTCTACTTCGAGCCGCTGACCGCCGAGGACGTGCTCAACATCGTGGACGCCGAACAGCCGATCGGGGTGATCGTGCAGCTCGGGGGGCAGACACCGCTCAAGCTCGCGAAGGCGCTGCACCAGGCGGGCGTGCCGCTGCTCGGAACGCCGTTCGACGGCCTCGACCTGGCCGAGAACCGCTCGCGCTTCCGCGAGCTGATCGAGCAGCTCGGCCTGCGCCAGCCCGAAAGCCGCATCGCGCGCTCGCGCGAGGAGGCGCTGGAGTGCGCGGAGTCGCTCGGCTTTCCGGTGCTCGTGCGGCCGTCGTACGTGCTCGGCGGGCGCGGCATGCGGGTCGTGTACGACCGCGCGGACCTCGAGGACTGGCTGGTGCGCGAGGCGCTGATCTCCGACGAGGAGCCGGTGCTGCTCGACAAGTTCCTCGAGGGCGCGCTCGAGATCGACGTGGACGCGGTGGCCGACGGCGAGACCGTCCTGGTCGGCGCGGTGATGGAGCACATCGAGGAGGCGGGCGTTCACTCGGGTGACTCGACCTGCGTGATCCCGCCCTTCACGCTCGGCGACCACACGCTCCAAGAGGTCCGGCGCATGACCGCGGTGCTGGCACGCGCGCTGGGCGTGCGCGGACTGCTCAACGTGCAGTTCGCGGTGCGGCACGAGCAGGTCTACGTGCTGGAGGCGAACCCGCGCGCCTCGCGCACCGTGCCGTTCGTCTCCAAGGCGGTCGGCCTGCCGCTCGCGCGGCTGGCCGCCCGGGTCATGACCGGCGAGCGGCTGTCCGACATCCGCCCGCCGGAACCCGAAGTCACCATGGTCAGCGTCAAGAAGCCGGTGCTGCCGTTCAGCCGGTTCCCGGGCGAGGACGCGCTGCTCGGCCCCGAGATGAAGTCCACGGGCGAGGTCATGGGGCGCGACCTCGACTTCGGGCGGGCCCTCGCCAAGGCGCACCTCGGCTCCGGCGAACCGCTGCCCGCGAGCGGCACGGTGTTCCTGAGCGTCCGCGACGACGACAAGCGGGCGATCACGTTCATGGCGAAGAAACTGGTCGAGCTGGGGTATGAACTGGTGGCGACGCGCGGGACCGCGCGGTTCCTGGCCCGCAACGGCGTGCCGTGCCGCGAGGTGTTCAAGGTCCACGAGGGCCGGCCGCACGTCGTGGACCTGATGGAGAACGGAGGCGTCCAG